Part of the Sulfobacillus acidophilus DSM 10332 genome, ATCGTCGGACTTCGCGGTCGGCGGGGGCGGAACCTCTGGTCGTTTAGCCCATCCTTCCAGTTGCTTAACGGTCCATCCCTCTTGTCCACACCGCTCGGCTAACTCGACACGCCGCGGGCCGTCGATGGATAATAGCACCTTAGCGTGGGCTACTGAAATTAATTCCCGCCGTAACAATTCTTGGATTGACGATTCCAGTTGCAATAAGCGGAGGTAATTGGCCACGTGACTCCGGGATTTGCCCACCCGGGCACCGATTTCCTCTTGTGTCCATCCAAATTCGTCGATGAGTCGCGCGTAGGCCTGGCTCTCTTCGATCGGATTCAAATCGGCCCGCTGCAAGTTTTCGACCAATGCGATTTCCATGGCATCCCGGTCACTCAGTTCCCGGACCACCGCCGGAACGGATCGTAGCCCGGCCATTCGCGCCGCCCGCACCCGTCGTTCGCCGGCCACTAATTGGAAACGCCCGCCGACGGCACGCAAAACCACGGGCTGAATCACGCCATGAATGCGCACCGACTCCACCAACTGAGCCATTTCGTCCTCCGCAAAATCGCGACGAGGTTGAAACGGATTCCGATCGATAAGGTCAACCGCCACTTCACGCGACCACCCCTCAGGCGAGGGGGAACCTGCGCTACTCGCGTCGGCCATCTTATCCGGAATCAACGCCGACAAACCACGCCCTAATCCGCGCGGCTTAGCCATGTTGAATCACCTCCTCAGCCAAGAGACGATATCCTTCGGCGCCACGAGACTTTGGATCATAACGAAAAATCGGCAATCCATGACTGGGCGCCTCACTTAGCCGTACCGTCCGAGGAATCACCGCTTGGTACACTTTTTGCTGAAAATGTTGCCGCACTTCTTGGGCGACCTCGGCCGCCAAATTGGTCCGCCCGTCGTACATGGTGAGCAGCACCCCTTCCAGCTCGAGGGCCGGATTAAGCCGTTGCTGTACCAATTGAATGGTGTTTAATAATTGGGCCAGCCCTTCTA contains:
- a CDS encoding parB-like partition protein (PFAM: ParB-like nuclease domain; KorB domain~TIGRFAM: ParB-like partition proteins~COGs: COG1475 transcriptional regulator protein~InterPro IPR004437:IPR003115:IPR013741~KEGG: tmr:Tmar_2366 ParB-like partition protein~PFAM: ParB-like nuclease; KorB~SMART: ParB-like nuclease~SPTR: ParB-like partition protein;~TIGRFAM: ParB-like partition protein), producing the protein MAKPRGLGRGLSALIPDKMADASSAGSPSPEGWSREVAVDLIDRNPFQPRRDFAEDEMAQLVESVRIHGVIQPVVLRAVGGRFQLVAGERRVRAARMAGLRSVPAVVRELSDRDAMEIALVENLQRADLNPIEESQAYARLIDEFGWTQEEIGARVGKSRSHVANYLRLLQLESSIQELLRRELISVAHAKVLLSIDGPRRVELAERCGQEGWTVKQLEGWAKRPEVPPPPTAKSDDVHLRALEAGLRRRLGTRVTLRGDANKGRIEIPYRSLEELERLLSLLDSPGPDDHGPFVV